A region from the Chrysoperla carnea chromosome 4, inChrCarn1.1, whole genome shotgun sequence genome encodes:
- the LOC123297998 gene encoding uncharacterized protein LOC123297998, translating to MNSCLFYEVLLYLNAFYFGMFGACEVGIALLKYAKFTYSGNAMLTEFLLLTFFCFLETGRIWLGRMGNFTERAIPVIFSTLLILPASAAVVYFLIWQAYILRLEYILCSVQLLLHATELVFAFLCIMPSSRKPVYD from the exons atgAACTCCTGTCTATTTTATGaagttttactttatttaaatgcatTCTATTTTGGAATGTTTGGAGCTTGTGAGGTTGGAATAGCATTACTAAAATACGCAAAGTTTACATATTCTGGAAATGCAATGTTaacagaatttttattattaacattcttttgttttttggaaACTGGTCGAATATGGTTGGGGCGTATGGGTAATTTTACTGAACgag CAATTCCTGTTATATTCtcaactttattaattttaccaGCTTCAGCTGCTGTTGTGTACTTTCTAATTTGGCAAGCGTATATTTTACGTTTAGAATACATCCTTTGTAGCGTCCAATTACTTCTACATGCAACTGAATTAGtatttgcatttttatgtattatgcCTTCGTCCAGGAAACCAGTTTACGATTAA